In the genome of Polaribacter sp. MED152, one region contains:
- a CDS encoding lipoprotein signal peptidase, with the protein MSKKALAILTILIAIILDQVIKIYVKTNFILGEEVLVFDWFRIHFVENNGMAMGFEFGGKTGKLFLTLFRIFAVGLIIYWLSNNIKRKVHNAVIIGIALIFSGAVGNIIDSIFYGVIFDHPKHSVATLFPETTDGEFFYGKVVDMFYFPIWEGVLPDWIPFVGGEMYTFFQYIFNPADSYITIGVALLFIFSKQAFPKEDKKEKQAVEA; encoded by the coding sequence ATGTCTAAAAAAGCACTAGCTATTCTTACTATTCTAATTGCGATTATATTAGATCAAGTTATTAAAATCTACGTAAAAACTAATTTTATTTTAGGAGAAGAGGTTTTAGTTTTCGATTGGTTTCGAATTCATTTTGTAGAGAATAATGGTATGGCTATGGGTTTTGAATTTGGTGGTAAAACAGGTAAGCTGTTTTTAACCTTATTTAGAATTTTTGCTGTAGGTTTAATTATTTATTGGCTATCTAATAATATTAAAAGAAAAGTACACAATGCAGTAATTATTGGTATTGCTTTAATATTTTCAGGTGCTGTAGGTAATATTATAGATTCTATTTTTTACGGTGTTATTTTCGATCATCCAAAGCATAGTGTAGCTACATTATTTCCAGAAACTACAGATGGTGAGTTTTTTTACGGGAAAGTGGTAGATATGTTCTACTTTCCAATTTGGGAGGGTGTTTTACCAGATTGGATTCCTTTTGTTGGTGGAGAAATGTACACCTTCTTTCAATACATTTTTAACCCAGCAGATTCTTACATAACTATTGGAGTTGCTTTATTATTTATTTTTAGCAAACAAGCGTTTCCTAAAGAAGATAAAAAAGAAAAGCAAGCTGTAGAAGCATAA
- the uvrC gene encoding excinuclease ABC subunit UvrC, with protein MNTSLELQIKTLPSSPGVYQYFDKEEKLIYVGKAKNLKKRVSSYFTKTHDSGKTRVLVKNINTVKHIVVNTETDALLLENNLIKKYKPKYNVLLKDDKTYPWICIKKERFPRVFMTRRVIKDGSEYYGPYTSVRTIKALLELIKELYTLRTCKYDLSREKINTGKYKVCLEYHLGNCLGPCEALETEAHYNNSIKEIRNIIKGNFKESLERLNTLMMGFAEKMEFEKAQRIKEKLDRLSNYQAKSTIVNPTINNVDVFSIISDKTHGYANFIKISNGSIIQSHTTEIKKKLEESDKELLELFIFEIRQRYNSTSPEIYVPFQVNIGENVKVTIPKVGDKKRIVELSERNAKYYKLEQLKQIKIVDPDRHVKRIMAQMKADLRLKEEPRHIECFDNSNIQGTNPVAACVVFRDGKPSKKEYRHYNIKTVVGPDDFASMEEVVFRRYKRLLSEGESLPQLIIIDGGKGQLSSAVKSLEILGLRGKIAIIGIAKRLEEIYYPDDPIPLYLDKKSETLKITQFLRNEAHRFGITFHRNKRSKSAIQSELESIPDVGKQTITTLLRKFKSAKRVKEASLDELKAVIGNARALKVYNFYHSKKENEK; from the coding sequence ATGAATACTTCTTTAGAGCTTCAAATAAAAACACTGCCTTCTTCACCAGGAGTTTATCAATATTTTGATAAAGAAGAAAAACTGATTTACGTTGGTAAAGCAAAAAATTTAAAGAAACGAGTATCTTCTTATTTTACAAAAACACACGATAGTGGAAAAACTAGAGTGCTTGTAAAAAACATTAATACAGTAAAACATATTGTAGTTAATACAGAAACAGATGCACTTTTATTAGAAAATAATCTAATTAAAAAATACAAACCAAAGTATAATGTACTTTTAAAAGATGATAAAACTTACCCTTGGATTTGTATTAAAAAAGAACGTTTTCCTAGAGTTTTTATGACCAGAAGAGTTATTAAAGATGGTTCAGAATATTATGGTCCATACACTTCTGTTAGAACAATTAAAGCACTATTAGAATTAATAAAAGAACTCTACACACTTAGAACGTGTAAATACGATTTAAGCAGAGAAAAAATAAATACAGGCAAATACAAAGTTTGTTTAGAATATCATTTAGGCAATTGTTTGGGGCCTTGTGAAGCTTTAGAAACTGAAGCCCATTATAATAATTCCATTAAAGAAATTCGAAATATTATTAAAGGTAATTTTAAAGAAAGTTTAGAAAGACTAAATACTTTGATGATGGGTTTTGCAGAAAAAATGGAGTTCGAAAAAGCCCAAAGAATTAAAGAAAAATTAGATAGGTTAAGCAATTACCAGGCAAAAAGTACCATAGTAAATCCTACTATAAATAATGTAGATGTTTTTTCGATTATTTCAGATAAAACACATGGTTATGCTAATTTTATTAAAATATCTAATGGCTCTATTATACAGTCTCACACTACAGAAATTAAGAAAAAATTAGAAGAGTCAGACAAGGAATTGTTAGAACTGTTTATTTTCGAAATTAGACAAAGGTACAACTCAACATCACCAGAAATTTATGTTCCATTTCAAGTAAATATTGGTGAGAATGTAAAGGTTACTATACCAAAAGTAGGAGATAAAAAACGCATTGTAGAACTTTCAGAAAGAAATGCCAAATACTATAAATTAGAGCAATTAAAGCAAATTAAAATTGTAGATCCTGATAGGCATGTAAAAAGAATTATGGCTCAAATGAAGGCAGATTTGCGCTTAAAAGAAGAGCCAAGGCATATAGAGTGTTTTGATAACTCTAACATACAAGGTACAAACCCTGTTGCAGCTTGTGTTGTTTTTAGAGATGGTAAACCTAGCAAAAAGGAGTACAGACATTATAATATAAAAACAGTAGTTGGCCCAGATGATTTTGCATCTATGGAAGAGGTTGTTTTTAGAAGATACAAAAGGTTGCTTTCGGAAGGTGAATCTTTGCCTCAACTAATTATTATTGATGGTGGTAAAGGTCAATTATCATCTGCAGTTAAAAGTTTAGAAATTTTAGGCTTAAGAGGTAAAATTGCCATTATTGGTATTGCAAAACGTTTGGAGGAAATCTATTATCCAGATGACCCAATACCTTTGTATTTAGATAAAAAATCTGAAACCTTAAAAATCACACAGTTTTTAAGAAATGAAGCACATAGATTTGGTATTACCTTTCATAGAAACAAACGTAGTAAAAGCGCTATACAAAGTGAGTTAGAAAGTATACCAGATGTTGGTAAACAGACTATTACAACTTTATTACGTAAATTTAAGTCCGCAAAACGTGTAAAAGAAGCCAGTTTAGATGAGTTAAAAGCGGTTATTGGTAATGCAAGAGCATTAAAAGTGTACAATTTTTATCATTCAAAAAAAGAAAATGAAAAATAA
- a CDS encoding TraR/DksA C4-type zinc finger protein, whose protein sequence is MPDVKVKYSEEDLKEFKAIIEKKIARANEDLELLRAAYKNDANNGTDDTLSSFKSFDEGSDVMNKEANVQLAIRQEKFIRDLKNALLRIENGTYGVCRVTGKLIQKERLKLVPHATLSIEAKRAQ, encoded by the coding sequence ATGCCAGATGTTAAAGTAAAATATTCTGAAGAAGATCTTAAAGAATTTAAAGCAATCATCGAGAAGAAAATTGCAAGAGCAAATGAAGATTTAGAGTTGTTGAGAGCAGCTTATAAAAATGATGCAAATAATGGTACAGATGATACTTTATCATCATTCAAATCTTTTGATGAAGGTTCTGATGTTATGAATAAAGAAGCAAATGTACAATTGGCAATAAGACAAGAAAAATTTATTAGAGATTTAAAAAACGCATTGTTGAGAATCGAAAACGGAACTTATGGTGTTTGTAGAGTTACTGGTAAATTAATTCAGAAAGAGCGTTTAAAATTAGTACCACATGCTACTTTAAGTATTGAGGCTAAAAGAGCTCAGTAA